taaattctatattTTGAGGTATCAagatatatggagtaatagTCGTAATTTAATTGACGTGATTGTTATAGATAATTGAGTAAATCAATTTaagttttcaataaaatataaaattaatttaaactaatCACATTGGAGTACTAAGTATTCATATAAGTGCAAAATGTAGTAAACTTTATTTGAGGTAAGAAATTTGgcaatttattcaatataCAAGTATTCTTATCTTCCTCTCATAAAAACATTGGTGGCATACTTGGAAGGTTTTTAATCACTAtttctttgaaattaaatacttaaatctcacaaaataaaatagagtaatGGATATGGAAGACAAGGATAAGAAATTTTCAAGcaagaaaaaattatagtattattggAAAACTTTGTTCACTGAGGCAGTCAGATTTTCACCAAAATGCCTTAGGATATTgaatataatgatatttacaaaataaaaaaaattcaaagaccAGAAACAATCCATTAATGTACAGATCAAAAGAAACATTTgcattaagagagagaagaagatgaagaagatggttGTGATGGAGCTGCAGCACTCTTGCAAATAGGGCACCAGTTCTTGAGCCTCAGCCACTGACTTATGCACGCGACGTGATACGCGTGCTCACACTTGACTAACTCCCCGATAGCGTCCCCCTTCACGTACTCCTCCTGCAAAGCACCCGAGATTTCGTTAGATCACAACGCAACGAGCGTGATGCATTCAATTTTTAGTCCGGTTTTGGAAAGAAAACggaaattttccaaaaatataaaccgAACCAAAACGAACTGAATTAtctgaaaaatagaaaaccaGACCCGAAAATCGATCCAAAccagaaataaaaataaaaataaaaattgcataacAATCTGTTCTTCATAAAAGTATCTGCACGAGTTTGGCTAGCAAAACGCAGACGAAGAGGcgagaaatgaaattaaaaataaattcagtTTTCGGGTTTTTTGGCGTTTCATATAACCCGAACTGGacctaaaaaacaaaatttgccCAAAAAATGAAACCGAACtgaaatctgaaaaaaaaggaaccaaattttaaatttatgtttggtTCAGTTCGGATATTTGGTTTTTCAGGTCACCCCTAGATTTTTCCACCCTAAATGCAAGCAAgattgaattcaattttgatGAACAATTGATGAactgacctggcagatgctGCATTTGACATCATCTCCGTCTTCGCCCGATACTTTTTCTGTCAGGGCACCCTGATGTACGCGTCGCTTGATGCACTTGAATAGTTCGTTTTCTGAGAGGGCCGTGCTAACCGTTCCCATGCTATCCCCTAGAGCCAACAACTCCTGCCAAATGCGGATGAGACAATGTCAGGAAAAATTCTTATGCTCGACACGAAGCAAGTATGGAAGACTCTACTATGAAGGAGGAACACGAAAACAACCTCATACGACATGTCATCAATATCCAGTCTCATGTCCCGGTGCTGGTCGTATAGATTGAGGCCACTGAGGAATAAACTCGTCTCCAATGCGAGTATTTGCTGCAGGAAGGTACGAGAGTTCGcataaaaaaatccaattttgGAACTATTGTAGATCGAATCAGGTACGAAGAATTAATAAGGATGGTTTGAGTACCTCATGTGTCATTTCTTCGTCCTGCTCGAACCTTTCGAGTGCGAGTAATACCTGCAGAGACAAAAATGTACGCATCATGTATCATTTGATCGGAAAACCTAACTCTGAGTTGTCGGATGGCAGAAGTAACAATACCTCAGCAATACCGTCCATATTGTATCGTTGCAACATGTCGCGGTTGGCAAAATGGCTGTAGCCAGGCTCCATTACAGTGTAAGGCATCAAAGTGGACCGATTGTCATCACTATTACTAGAAGGGGAGAGGCTATACGAGCTCAACCCACTCGAAGGGGCGTTGGGAGAGTATTGCTGCGGTAATCTTGGCCAGCCAGTGCTTCTAGGTGGTTCGGGATGGGAGAGGCGGAGGGAGGATTCTCTAAGGCTCGAGGTATTTCTCCCGTTTTGTCGAGAAGAGAGCCTCATTGACCTACTCTTGTTTACGTTACCCGACCCTCCTGTCCTGGCCGAACCAGAAGTGGTGCTATCTGAACCAGAGGCACTGCTGCTCGAAGACGAGGCATGTGTAGATACAACTGTCTGTCTCCCTCTACCAGGCTCGCTGCTAACCCCTTCTAGacttctcttcctcatcacaTTCTTGCAGGGAGATTTTGACCCCGACGATGAACAACTAGGTGGTACGGAATCTGAGACCGCGTTGCTTTTGAGGTTTTTCAGGCACCTACTTCTGTTATTACCACTATTAGTAGTGGGAGAAACAGCAGGAGCTGTCTGAGTATTTTGCTTGTTCGGACCCGAGGTATTCTGAACCCTTTTTCGAGTTCTAACACTCGATGGAACACTCCCACTACCATTTTTCGCCACGGGATTCTGTCCAGACTTGCTTGCTGATCCAGAGTTATGAGCTGCAAGACTCCTACCCAGTGAGGATGTCGACTGTGAGGCTTCTGAATCGCCCGACTGACTACTTTCAGGTTGATCAAATGGCAACCTTTTCTTTGTATCAAGATACGACGCCTTTTCCCTGATCACCACAGAACCACTCTTAGACAAAGCTTCAACCGCTCCATTCCCGCTTGAAGAACAAAACGAGGACTTGGGGCTTTTGCCATTGTCCGAGCTTCTAATTTTCGTATTCTGATTCCCGTACTTGATTCTTCCACTGCATCCTATTCGGTTACAGAACTGAACATTCTGATCCTGGGCCGAGCTTGAACTAACGCCTTTCCTAGGTGCTCTACTCGTAGCAACACCTCTTTTGCTGGAGTATCCATTCATGATCGACTTTCTATTCTGCTGCATCAAGATATGCACATTTAGCCTTCACCGCTTAATCAAAGAGCACAATACACACTACTTCTCGATCAAGAAACAGTATAGTTCCCCCTTTTCTCCAAAGCTATAAGATATGCTAAGGTAAACAATCCAAACTAGTACAATGAATTTAGGATTCGAATGAACGAAATCAGGCTAATCAGGCCAAAACAGCACGCATTAGGTAAACATATAAACCACCAAAAAGGCTTACTATAACAGCCATATAACTATTTAAACTATTACCTAAACGAGCAACGTTATTGAGAAGCTAAATCGAAAACTCACAATCCAGTATCATGAGAATCACTGAAGAATGAAAATAGTGCCTAGTTTAGATTAAAACTAACGATTTTCCAAAAAGTTTCTCAATGGTGAAGAACATACCAGAATACGAAATCAGAGACAGCCGCGGAAATAATCATCAtagaagagaataaaatagccatatagtactacatattAGCCTCATCTAATACTATCAACTAAGGCAATTCAAGCTCTTTAACTGAACCTAAACGTTCAACGTTGTTAACAAGCTAAATCAAAAGGTCACAGGCCGGTATCATGAGAATCAATGAAGAATAAAACAGTGCCTAGTATagattaaaactaatatttttttcaaaagtttctcaATTGTGAAGAACATACCAGAATACGAATTCAGAGATAGCCGCGAAAATAATCATCAtagaagagaataaaattgCAAGACACACATTAGCATCatctaatactcctactatatatTAGAGCAGTTccaacttcttctttttttcggTTTAAGTGTTAATTATATGACAAGTTTTCACTTTTCTTGTTAAAGGCACACTTTATCAGAATCTAAGTCACCAAAAAGGTTCAAGCAAAGGGGATTGATTATTCTTCTTCTGCAACTCTCTTCATCAACAAACAAACTCAAACACAAGCAACATGAGAATTCGATAATCCacataaattatgattattttaacAACACGATCATATCAATTTGATATCAGGAGACTATTCAAATAAGCAAAACAAAGTCAGCAAgaaaaccaataaaaaaagTCAAATCTTCACCACAAATCATTGGCTATCCATCAAGATTGCAAATTTATCACAGCCCTCAATACAAAAAGTTAATAACATCATCAGAAAAACAATAAACAGATTAAAAGATGACAACTTTGACATAAacatatcaacaaaatcaatactttcatcatcaaaatcaaaacttgaTGACAACCTGATAGATTAAATGGAAACCAATCAATATTCCTGTTGTGTTCTTCGCTTTTTCTCCTCCCTTTTGACTCTTTATTCTTTCCTCTTTTACAACGAAAGAAAAAaccaagaaaagaaagagaggCTTCCAACAACCAATCTCTTTACAACGAGAAGCCTTTTCTCCCTCTTTTTAAGAGAGAGGAATAAAGAAGGGaatgatttaaatttagtaTGAAATCATATTTGCggataataacaataattacgAAGATCCGAGGATAATGGGAGACTGAGTATTATCAAaccataattcaaaatttaaaaccataaaacaatTTCCATAACAAACAAACGAAGCGCTGAATTGCCGTGCTGCCTTTTGAGTCTCGTCAGCGGATCTCAGCCGTTGGATTTTTTGCCGGCGAGATCGGACGGTTGGATTTTGGGATTGTTGGGCCGCCTAAACGTCGGCTTCCTGGGCCCACTGGGCCTCGTGACTTATCCAATCAGCAGGTGATTATGTAATGGAACACATAACTAACTCATTTGGGCCACATGTGATGTGCACGTGTTGCATTGTTCTAATCCCATTGTTAAAAAGATTATTCCTATCCACATTCATATTcaacattataaaatatgttcaAGATTATCTAAAACACTCgaaattatctttaaataCTCTGTTTGAATCCCTTGTAAGTTAAGGGTGAAAAAGGATTAAATTGAACTttaacttcttctttttttgtaaGTATGGTAGTCTTGATACGGTTTCTTTAATTGTATGAATATATTAGAATTGAATCTCTGAATACTGACCATctaacataatttttatatttattcaaataaactatttaataatatatgaaatatatcaTGAGTCAACAACATATTTACACGTAATAGGAAATTCGTGTATAAATAAAAGCCATAGAGCTAagataaatatagtactacaagAATCTTTATTACTTTGAAACAAAGTCATTTATAAGTCCCTACACTAATGGACAGTGTCACAACTCACAATAGcctaaaaataactaaaatagctaaagaacaaaaatacccattttgttgtggatgAAAGCAATTAAATTACCAAAGCCTTGTTTTTGTGGCCTCAATTTTAACTTCTATTTTTGTTCTATTAACAATTGCTATAATTGAGTCACTATCATCCTTTATTATCATTGGAAgcctaattatattatttcgGACAAACGTGATTTGGTTGGGTGGCGCGATCTTAGCAGCATTGTGTTCGAGTCATGttcacataatataatactttatccgtctcataataattgtcatttttattgtGGGCACGAGTTTGTACAGAAAAGTTCGTTAGAAACGCTAGTGAAATGTGttacccacttttttatattagtttaataataaaatatgaaggaagttagttagtggaacgtgattaccatttatggtaaaaacgAAGTGTGATAATTATtatggaaatggaaaagagtgacaattattgtgggactgGGGGAATAGGAATACTATTCAATACAAATTTGGATATATTAAACTCtacatataaattataattaatgtgaatTAAAATGGCATACACACGTTTATTACATGTAAGTAACAGGTAAAACTAGAGTATTACCGTATTATTACTATGCAATTCGAGTAGCGGAATTTATGGGTCGGACATAATCACACAACATAAAAGTTGATAGTTGGCATCAAAAGGAATAGACGATTGTCGTTAACAATTAATTAcgataaaataacaaaagcaATATCAACCCCAAAAAAGTTGAAGCATAAGAGGGTGGCGGTGAAGTTGGTGGTTCACCTCCTATCCATTTGGATCGACCATTGATTATGAACTACTCCTTTCGTTCGATAACATGAGTTTGATTTTGACTCAGATAGTAAGGGTAAACTTTTAGTGAAATGTACCAAATTTTGCTTAATGAATGTACTCACAACACAAGCAACTAATAAATGACATTCCCAAAGCATCGAGCATACCCGAAAAACACTCTCTAAATGAGCTCCTATCGGCACAACCAACATAGACTCTCTTCGTTGAGTTCgttaatgaaaaatttagtATCCTGAGTTGTtaataaaactaagaaaaGCGTTGATTTTCCTGAAAGGCTTCTCACTaactattttcttaatttctcaAATCTAACTTATCTCCATTATGATTTTTGTATTCAtttaggagtaatatttatggtGTGGGAAATGGTGACTTTTTTAGgtggaaaattgaaaatctcCCTCATTTCACCTACCgaatcaattatattttcggtgtaggagtattaattttctttttaaaaaattattggttATATAGTAATGACcctttatttaatcatgacTCATGAGCATGTAACCTAAATTAACTAAACCTAATTACGAGTTCATAGCCTTTGCTAGGGGTGGTATGTTTAGTACAATTGGATTGAATGTATAATATGAGGTGTTACTATTCatctttaaattaataaattaaatttatagtataattgagtataatcttataaattacttatactttaataaataaaatatttgggtCCTTTTAGAGCATCTCTGGTGGCGGACTTttcactaggacttccactaAGACCGCCCACAAAaacttcctgccacgtcatcaccAGGATTTtccattccactgccacatcactaggacttcccctgtactaggacttcccgcaattaaattcacaattattcaatttacggaattagAATTTCGACGAGCCATATTTATAaagttctaaaaaaaaattgaattttaactcggacgtccgaccgacgccacaatggcggacgtccggtcggacgtcgcgTGGATATCCGACGTCCTCACGGGACGTCCGTTCCTACCTTTTCCTTCACAATGGCGGACTTTcgcgacgtccgaccggaaCGTCCGCCGGTGGAGAGCTCTTATagatttcaataaaaaaatttattagcCCAACAAACGATCAATTTATTAAACCTTGTATTTCCCCAAATAAGCCCATTATAATCATCTTTTCCCAAGCTTCCTTCCCCAATTCACTGAACGATCCCGAATCTCCATTTCCGCCGGCGTCTTCTCATCTTGGAAGGTTCTCCACCGCCACTCACTTCATCACAggttttcttcttcctcattttttttttcagtttctactagataaatgaatttatactAGTTGAAATTTCATGTTGAATTAGGGCACAGTTGTGAATGGTTACTGCTTTTGTATTGTCAATTCTTATCTATAATAAGATCCTATTGATTGGCATATTGTGTATGAAATCAAAATGGCTGAATTAGTTTCTCTCATCAGCTCGAAGGCTTGATGTGAAGTAAAATCAATAGTATTGGGTATCCTTTTTCCACCAGCTACATCAATGCAGGAAGTAAAATCACCCGAAAGTAGGAATGATTCGATACGGCTGCTGCTGCTATTGCATCTCACATGTGTGCTTGGCTTAGCTTTAGCTTTCTGGGCAGCACTTGATTTTTGTTCACTCGTGCTCATCCAAAATCCTTCCCAAACTCTCTTTATTGTATGGGTATGTAAACCTCCACATATTCCTACATTCAGTCTTCTGGAATTTTGTGGTAACTTGTTTTGCTTTTGTGCTCTCTTTCAGGCTGTGCTTGCTCTTGTTGTGATCCCTGTCTTTAGTCGGTTTCGTATCGATCCTGATCAATGCTctgtaatttcatttttgttccCCTATTGTCTGTATTTCTCGGCTTTCGTTTTTAAGTTTTTGCTGAATTCAATTGTTTTCTGTTTCTTTCCAGTATGTTAAAGCTATAGTGAGAGGACTGATGGGTCTCCCTGCAGGTTAGGGCTATAAACTTCGTTTCGTTTGTTAGTTCTCTTCCTTCTTATAGATGTCTGtttatattaagaaaataaaattgacttTGTGAATAGACCGGCATTAGAATGGAACTTTACTAAAATGCTACtgctgaaaatgaaatgcatttTAGAGTTATGCTTTAAGATCCTAACTGTTGTCTCAGAATGATGGTAATTGGGCTGATCAGAGAaatttgatgagaatgagaaaacCTCTGTCATGACAACAAGAGAGGCCAGGGGTTGTAATGTGATTCAGTacttgtaaattatttctcacaGTAATAGGAATCAGGAAGTTCAGGATAACTGTGTAGAACCTATTTAGTGTTCCATAGTTATGATATAATAACGGATAATTACTCATAAGCTACTCCCTTGCTTTGTGAAACTAATTCATTGTTGCTCTCTATTGACATCTGTGCTAAGATGAGcttgtgtttaattttttatacttgcAGGTGCTTTAGTTAATGCTCTTGGAGCAATTGTATTGGGCGCACCAGTTGGAATTCAGTACGTGAATTTGTTTTGCAcgattttaaaaactaaaccGTTGATTTGGTTGGATAAAAATGGATATAATCTGACAAATACTCGAGCATTTACAAAGTCCACTACGGTCAGCCAGTTCCTTCTGGTTTCCAGTCTCTGATTTTTGGACCTTTTCCTTTGTACGATTGTCATAATTTGAACTCTTTCCTAGTGTGTTGTTCGGTTCCTTTTGCAGTACCGATAATGAGTGGTGTGGTCTTGGCAAATTGGTAGCCTCGCTGTTGATAAGATAGTTATTTACCTATGAGAATAAGCTGGGGTATACTTGCATACAACGAGTAATAGTTGCTGATCGATACTTCCTTTTTGCTGTTACAGGCACTTCAAAAAGACAGTTCACTGGTCTCTTCTAATGTCGGTTTTCACAGTAGGTTTTCCTCTATGAAACCATTCTTTTGCAAGCTATTATGGTTGTCTTGGCTCATGTTTGCCATGCTGTGTTTGATGCAGTTTGCACCTGCAGCTTCTGTATTTGGCTCATCATGGACCGACTGGCATCGGATATTCGCCCACTCAAAGTAAAGTTATATACTACCTCACGATTCTCTATGTGCTAAGGCAATTCCTTTAATCTTACATGGTCCGGGTTCTCATTAGTACAAATCTCCAGGCCAATGCGACCCGTAGATTTTATAATCTGTTTGCCTGCACATGGAGCCATCATCGGGGCTTGGTTTGGTGCGTGGCCCATGCCTCTTGACTGGGAAAGACCCTGGCAGGTGCGGAACCTTGCCTCCCTCAtcttaaaatatatatccCATCTTGAAATAGTTCTTTCAAGAATGCTTCAGTCTTTTTATGTGCTTTTGCTATGCATCCcattcaaattcaaagtgacacattttttttttcggattCCACTGAAAGTGACACATTTATAAGAATAGGAACATAAcccttctactttattctctcaatTGACCACACTAAACAATACTGCATAAAATGTCCGTATTGGAAAAGAAATGGTTCACTTTGAATGGGACAcaaggagtactattttgtgtttttagtttttgaaaaaaaagtcTTCAATATGTAATGTGTTGTATATATGCATTTGATACAGGAGTGGCCAATCTGTGTGACTTATGGAGCTATTCTTGGCTATTTGATTGGCGTTATGGCATCATTTGGATCTGTTGTCTATTATCATAACAGACAACATCATGCTAAGAGGGAATAAATATGCATTGCTTCACAGTTCTCATCTTGTAAGGTATGCATCAAAATTGTCTGAAGGCTCAGCAAATTGTTTGGTTTTGACGAATAGACTTTTTGCAGTGCCTATTTTCCTGGTCTCAAAGTATCGATGTGTCACGATTCATCCTTACTTCATAGCGGAGGCGAACGAGGCTAAGGTGCGATGAGAGGATGCATTAGATCTCGTTCGCCTCCACTACTAACGTTGATCACACCCAAGACTCAGAGACAGGGTGCTTTAGATAAGTTTGCTACTTATACAAACTGCAAATGGCGGAGCAATACTTTTTTAGTGAATGTGTTGGTTTTTACTCCTTCCAtccattaaatataatcaattttttatccaCAAATACTCATCTCCATTTAATCATTAATAAACACCATTTTACaacatactaatatttatactttcaatatagtactactttatTACCATTTTTATCACATGGTCCATTTCCGATTATTTCTCCATTCAAAATACTCCATTGACGTTTATTAATCCGGTAGGcctatttttggtgttttttaacatgttactccctccgtccccgattagaAGTCACCCTTAGACTGGACACGAGTttcaagaaatgtaaagaaaaaatggttgaaaaggttagtggaatgtggatccattattttatattagttttataataaaatgtgggtgaattgagttagtggaatatgggacttacttattatttaaggtaaaaataaagtatgactcttaattgaggatggaccgaaatggaaaagtgtgactcttaatcgggaaCGGAGGGTGTactatttgacaaaaaaaaaatatttatggtagttttcttaaaatctaaatactaaatctaaatatttattaagtCATATAAGGTTATATAAGGTTATATAAGCattctaaatatttataagtcaTATAAggttataacttataaaaatttGTATGGTCTGTTTTTCCAAAATCTAAATACTATAATAATGGATTCTTAGAAAAATTCACATTACTTAATGTCGAATAAACAGTGAAAATAGTCTGAAAGTCGTCTTTCGTTACGCGTAGACAGTGGCAGCACACGTGTCAGTCGTTTAATACTTTTTGATATGTACAAGCATATATTCATTAGGCTCCTTACACTTCTcaaattttctaataatttttggAGATTTCTTTACATATGATGACAATAATACAATTgtagaaaaagataaaataaagtattacataattaaaatagaaagaagcacatagttattttttcatttcaaaaatcGTGTCTATATATgcatttagatttttaaaaataaaccatAATTTACCATCAAATAGATTAACTAAGTAAAAACGGTCACAAATAATGTAgagttagaaaataaaaataaaaataaatggaaattgGTGAGCCGAGGCTTCGCCATGGATTGCACCACTACTTTTGTCAACCGAGCAGTTGCACCGCAACATTGGGCCGGCAATCCCCGAAAATGTCGCTGCACCGCATTCTCATCTGCACGTCTAGAGTTAGCGGCTTTGTTGTGCATGCTCTAAGGACTTAAAAGATTAGTACGATAATATTTTGTGggtattttgatatttgtaaataaAGAAGGTGGTAAATTGTAATTAACCATTTTGAGGCACCGAACCCAACCGCTTAAGCCAAAGAAACGAAAAcgtatttatatttcttcagCTGCGCATTTTTACAAACAGTTTGGATCCATCAGCGAATGGGATTTCCACATCAAAATTCGTTGCAAAACTAAGCAGTTACCTCCAATTTCCATATCCGCGATGCGCCTCGTCGCCTGCTTGAAGCGTCGACGTCTTCCTCTTCATCATTTCCCGCGTAACTTCTCCCCCTCACTCTCTGAGCGCCgtgaatttgtttatttattgttcAATGCTTTCTGTTTCTGGAGTGCCGCGTGTCgatgaaatttgaatgattttGTACTGAATTGTGAATATTGTGATCGGTTGATGTATATATTGTTGAATTTCATGTGCAGCTGTGAGGAATGGAAACCCCGATGAGGCGATCAGGTTGAGGCTGATGCTTCTCGGAGGGCACAGCTGTCTTGTAAACAGAATGCATGGTGGTGATAGCTCATTCAGATTGCTGCAAGCTAAATTGTGAGGAGATGGAGTTTACATTGTGTTCATCTTAGAATTTTTCCCTAAATTATAACTGATGAACCCAATTCTAACAGTCAGTGTCGAACATATGATTAGTTTGTTGCGGTATTTCACCTAGTTTTGGAGCAGCTTggtttttccttttcaatttcttaTGCTGCCGCCTGCTTGTGTTGAATGCAGTTTCTCTAGTGATTACTCCAGTGTGCATGGTGAAAGTCCTTCTGCTGAGTATGCGAGGTTGAGGAAAGAGTCACTAGAAAGTCAATTCGGACGTATGCTGGGTTCGAAAAGTGTTTCTGTTTTCTACCGTTTTGGCCCATTCTTAGCTTTGTACAGAGCTGCAATAATTTCATTCTATGTGTTGAAGCTGACTGTTTGGCGCTTCTTCGTCCATGATATGGACAAGCGTTCGGTTAAGGTTAGTTCTGATATGTCAAAAATAAGTGTAAATTGGATATCTTGGAGAGTTTTTGGACAAAGTAATGTTTCTTCTATTATATTGGGCAGAGATATGGTACATGGTTTTGATCATTTCTCCCATTAAGGacattaatttcatagttCATACTGAATTATGTAATACTACTTGCCTTATAACTGAAATTTCATTATTCTGGTTGTTATTTCCTGTTGTACCCGTCTTATTTGTCTAACCATGGCTTACATGCGGATTGATATCTTGCAGTTTCGTGAAATGCTTATTCGCTTGGGGCCTTTTTATATCAAGGTAAGTTGTGTTTCAATTGGATTAATGGTTTCTATTCTGTTGATCTTCTTAATCCTTATTCTGTGTTATTTGGTTGACTATTAAAAATCTGATTGGGTGAATGTTGGTTAAACCTATTCGTTTCTGATTTACAGCTCGGTCAAGCTTTAAGCACAAGACCAGATATACTTCCTAAAGTGTATTGCCAGGAACTTGCTAAATTACAGGTACacatatgtttgatttttgttttcaaattccGATGGTTACTCAACAGGCTTGGGTAtctaatatttatacattaatcTTGGTGCGCACATTTGTCCTTGTAATTTGAGATACAACCTCTATCAAGAATACCACTGAACTCATTATTAATGTCAGGACCAAATTCCACCATTTCCGACTGATGTTGCCATTAAATCCATTGAGTCGCAGTTGG
The nucleotide sequence above comes from Salvia hispanica cultivar TCC Black 2014 chromosome 5, UniMelb_Shisp_WGS_1.0, whole genome shotgun sequence. Encoded proteins:
- the LOC125189064 gene encoding E3 ubiquitin-protein ligase MBR2-like, which translates into the protein MNGYSSKRGVATSRAPRKGVSSSSAQDQNVQFCNRIGCSGRIKYGNQNTKIRSSDNGKSPKSSFCSSSGNGAVEALSKSGSVVIREKASYLDTKKRLPFDQPESSQSGDSEASQSTSSLGRSLAAHNSGSASKSGQNPVAKNGSGSVPSSVRTRKRVQNTSGPNKQNTQTAPAVSPTTNSGNNRSRCLKNLKSNAVSDSVPPSCSSSGSKSPCKNVMRKRSLEGVSSEPGRGRQTVVSTHASSSSSSASGSDSTTSGSARTGGSGNVNKSRSMRLSSRQNGRNTSSLRESSLRLSHPEPPRSTGWPRLPQQYSPNAPSSGLSSYSLSPSSNSDDNRSTLMPYTVMEPGYSHFANRDMLQRYNMDGIAEVLLALERFEQDEEMTHEQILALETSLFLSGLNLYDQHRDMRLDIDDMSYEELLALGDSMGTVSTALSENELFKCIKRRVHQGALTEKVSGEDGDDVKCSICQEEYVKGDAIGELVKCEHAYHVACISQWLRLKNWCPICKSAAAPSQPSSSSSSLS
- the LOC125187239 gene encoding uncharacterized protein C1450.15, with protein sequence MQEVKSPESRNDSIRLLLLLHLTCVLGLALAFWAALDFCSLVLIQNPSQTLFIVWAVLALVVIPVFSRFRIDPDQCSYVKAIVRGLMGLPAGALVNALGAIVLGAPVGIQHFKKTVHWSLLMSVFTFAPAASVFGSSWTDWHRIFAHSKPMRPVDFIICLPAHGAIIGAWFGAWPMPLDWERPWQEWPICVTYGAILGYLIGVMASFGSVVYYHNRQHHAKRE